The following proteins are co-located in the Novosphingobium sp. CECT 9465 genome:
- a CDS encoding MFS transporter has protein sequence MLLLAAVSASAGQTAILAFLPTLVDPNPGGLSSAHDFHVASLTAVHPLAALVAAPLWGWIADRVDYRVMLRTALIILAMVTAPVGLVALPTLYVLRAVAGMAAAAIIPLALLSASFAAVSRGEQARRFTWLTGSVFLGDLGGPLLAEASVAIMPGAPLMIVAASIGTVAGSLCLLSLPGRCAHCLDSGDPPPPTVCATGVLLLITIAAGAGLAAMHVNLLMTRSAVSLSREQIAWMLSLCGFGMLAAQIFHARLDWLVKVPGRLAGLTLGLLAAALVAFPLASSIADMSVFILVAGWSSASLRLVTSFWISGSAAASGVRLGLQHSAASIGQALAPVALAFAAPGAQPLVLWSIAGLSLLLLVVLPLAWKRPSSGANSSGG, from the coding sequence GTGTTGCTGCTCGCGGCGGTGTCGGCCTCGGCAGGGCAGACGGCCATTCTCGCTTTCCTTCCGACCCTGGTCGACCCAAATCCCGGCGGGCTTTCCTCAGCGCATGATTTTCATGTCGCGAGCTTGACCGCCGTCCACCCGCTGGCAGCACTGGTGGCGGCACCGCTTTGGGGCTGGATTGCCGACCGGGTCGACTACCGCGTCATGTTGCGCACAGCGCTCATTATCCTCGCGATGGTGACTGCACCAGTTGGCCTCGTAGCTCTGCCGACTCTCTACGTTTTGCGCGCGGTCGCGGGGATGGCGGCCGCCGCCATCATACCGCTTGCGCTGCTCAGTGCGAGTTTCGCCGCGGTCAGCCGTGGGGAGCAGGCGCGGCGTTTCACCTGGTTGACGGGGTCTGTATTTTTGGGAGACCTCGGCGGACCGCTTTTGGCGGAAGCCTCCGTTGCGATCATGCCCGGCGCGCCGCTCATGATCGTTGCTGCCAGCATCGGCACCGTCGCGGGGTCGCTTTGCCTTTTAAGCCTGCCAGGCCGCTGTGCGCACTGCCTCGACTCAGGAGATCCGCCGCCGCCGACAGTCTGCGCCACGGGAGTCCTATTACTCATCACGATCGCTGCGGGGGCCGGGCTTGCCGCTATGCACGTCAATCTCCTGATGACGCGCAGTGCGGTCTCGCTGAGCCGCGAGCAGATCGCCTGGATGCTCAGTCTTTGCGGATTCGGCATGCTGGCGGCGCAGATCTTTCATGCAAGGCTCGATTGGTTAGTGAAGGTTCCCGGGCGTCTTGCCGGATTGACGCTCGGTTTGCTGGCAGCGGCGCTCGTTGCCTTTCCACTCGCATCAAGCATAGCCGATATGAGCGTGTTCATCCTGGTCGCCGGTTGGAGCTCGGCGAGCCTGCGATTGGTCACAAGCTTCTGGATCAGCGGTTCTGCGGCGGCCTCAGGGGTGAGGCTTGGCCTCCAGCATTCGGCTGCCAGCATCGGGCAGGCACTGGCGCCCGTGGCGCTCGCTTTCGCCGCACCCGGCGCTCAGCCTCTCGTCCTCTGGAGCATTGCCGGCCTGTCGCTCCTGCTGCTTGTGGTCCTGCCACTAGCTTGGAAACGGCCCTCTTCAGGTGCTAATTCGTCAGGCGGATAA
- a CDS encoding response regulator has product MSSFSDTQGDGRYTILVSDDDPGVRRALQLLLRSRGYCVCSYTSGSALLADSRAKRANCLIVDYRMPDIDGFSILRQLRSLGWSGCSIMISGFHDEVLARRAADAGFDHMITKPLRSRLLLEAIGRHRRLSSNE; this is encoded by the coding sequence ATGTCTTCGTTTTCTGACACACAAGGTGATGGGCGCTACACCATCCTCGTCTCCGACGACGACCCGGGTGTTCGGCGTGCCCTTCAGCTTCTCCTTAGATCCCGTGGCTACTGCGTCTGTAGCTATACAAGTGGTAGCGCGCTTTTGGCCGATTCGCGTGCCAAGCGAGCCAATTGCCTGATTGTTGATTATCGCATGCCGGACATTGATGGCTTTTCGATCCTGCGCCAACTCCGATCGCTGGGCTGGTCCGGATGCTCCATCATGATTTCGGGCTTCCATGACGAGGTTCTCGCCCGCCGCGCTGCCGACGCGGGCTTTGATCACATGATCACTAAACCACTAAGGAGCCGTCTACTCCTCGAGGCAATCGGCCGTCACAGACGCCTCTCGTCGAATGAGTAA
- a CDS encoding copper resistance protein B yields MIRIFPSRGIALGAALFLAPAITAPALAQDASPPSPAATPAQTATPAQHTPSAQGSQDHAGMDMPGMDMTDTKASGNGATMDMGSMQGGKAPPDARNSDDYADGYRNSTLPGYEMADKLSIPKILVDELEFASGNEGQGVGWTVLVTKGQDNDKLWLRSQGLKNSRDQRLDPESSVEALWWHSKNPFWGTLLGVRQDLGKGATTWLAAGVEGLAPYWFDVQLTGYVGTDGRLAARAKASYEVLFTNRLILTPQVETNIYSKRSRDRQLGSGFSNVELSGRLRYEVSRKFAPYIGFVWERAFDGTAGFRRLRGEGSSEHRLVIGLRAWW; encoded by the coding sequence ATGATCCGGATTTTCCCCTCGCGCGGCATCGCTCTTGGCGCTGCCCTCTTCCTGGCGCCGGCGATCACGGCTCCCGCCCTCGCGCAGGATGCCTCGCCCCCGTCGCCCGCCGCCACCCCTGCCCAAACGGCCACTCCCGCTCAGCACACCCCTTCCGCGCAAGGCTCTCAGGACCATGCGGGCATGGACATGCCGGGCATGGATATGACCGACACGAAGGCGTCCGGTAACGGCGCCACGATGGACATGGGCTCGATGCAGGGTGGCAAGGCCCCGCCGGACGCGCGCAACTCGGACGATTATGCCGACGGCTATCGCAACTCGACGCTGCCGGGCTATGAGATGGCCGACAAGCTCTCGATCCCCAAGATACTTGTCGATGAGCTCGAATTCGCCAGCGGCAACGAGGGTCAGGGCGTGGGTTGGACCGTGCTCGTCACCAAGGGTCAGGACAATGACAAGCTCTGGCTGCGCAGCCAGGGCCTCAAGAACTCCCGCGACCAACGTCTCGATCCGGAGAGCAGCGTCGAGGCGCTGTGGTGGCACAGCAAGAACCCGTTCTGGGGCACGCTGCTCGGGGTCAGGCAGGATCTCGGCAAGGGCGCGACGACATGGCTGGCCGCCGGCGTCGAGGGACTGGCGCCTTATTGGTTCGACGTCCAGCTCACCGGCTATGTAGGAACCGATGGGCGTCTCGCGGCGCGCGCCAAGGCCTCCTATGAGGTCCTGTTCACCAATCGGTTGATCCTCACACCGCAGGTAGAGACCAATATCTATTCGAAGCGGTCGAGAGATCGGCAGCTTGGCAGCGGCTTCAGCAATGTCGAGCTGAGCGGACGGTTGCGCTACGAGGTGTCGCGCAAGTTCGCGCCCTATATCGGCTTCGTCTGGGAGCGTGCGTTCGATGGCACGGCGGGCTTCCGACGCCTGCGGGGCGAGGGGTCATCCGAACACCGGCTGGTGATCGGCTTGCGCGCTTGGTGGTGA
- a CDS encoding response regulator transcription factor: protein MGDRRIIHLVDDEESIRKAASFALKTAGYDVIAYTSGVEFLRTAKSAEVGCVILDVRMPEMDGLQVQTTMAARGINMPVIVLTGHGDVSVAVQAMKGGAIDFLEKPFEKAALLEAVRRAFARLDDVDLRALESSEAEVRVAALTPREQEVLEGLANGLPNKTIAYDLGCSSRTVEVHRASLMAKLEVRNLSEALRIAFAAGFGRKT, encoded by the coding sequence GCGGCAAGCTTCGCGCTCAAAACCGCGGGCTATGATGTCATCGCCTACACCTCCGGAGTGGAATTTCTCAGGACAGCGAAGTCCGCTGAAGTAGGCTGCGTTATCTTGGATGTGCGGATGCCTGAAATGGACGGTCTCCAAGTCCAGACCACTATGGCTGCGCGTGGGATCAACATGCCGGTCATCGTCCTGACCGGCCACGGCGATGTGTCGGTAGCTGTGCAGGCTATGAAAGGCGGCGCGATTGACTTTCTCGAAAAGCCCTTCGAGAAGGCTGCCCTGCTCGAGGCCGTGAGGCGCGCTTTCGCTCGTCTCGACGATGTCGACCTTCGCGCGCTGGAATCGTCGGAAGCCGAGGTGCGGGTTGCTGCCTTGACCCCCCGCGAGCAGGAAGTGCTGGAAGGATTGGCGAACGGCTTGCCCAACAAGACGATCGCCTATGATCTGGGTTGCTCATCCCGGACGGTCGAGGTTCACCGCGCCAGCCTCATGGCCAAGCTCGAGGTCCGCAATCTCTCTGAGGCGTTGAGGATCGCCTTTGCTGCCGGGTTCGGTCGCAAGACGTGA